The sequence ACATCAGGCCCAACTTCTGGAGGAGTTACAAACCAGAAGGTTCGTGCTACGTGCCCAATCCCAATCTTATAGTAGTATTTGGTATCGAACTGCAAAAGGAGATTTAAATCCATTGTCAATTTGAGCATCCAcctatattaaattttgttcaaGGAATGAAACAAAGAATGTTAACCTTCAAATGTTTGATAGTACAGTGGTGGATGTAACCAGATGTATAGTTATAAAACTTATGGTTAGTAACTTTTCCATTGGCCTTATTCTTTAGCTTGCTTTTCTCACTCCAGTATACTACTGTACTTGAACCAGGTTCATCCATTGTCACCCATGAAACAATTACCGCCTTTCCCTCGTGATCTCCTTGTGTTATATGAACCTTATAAAAaaaacccaaatagaatcaattGTCAAATAAACCAAATTCCATGAAAATGACAAGCATGTGAtaaaattttgacaaatattAAAACAATGGAGTTTGATTTGATCGAAAGTAGTATAGAAGAGGCACTGAATAAGCAGCTAACATAAATTACTACTATACAAACGACCCCGTGGGAGGCCTTTCAAAGGCTATCATTTGTAGGACGAGACTCCAGAGGCTAACCTCCTATCTCCTTGggaatgaaaaatatgaagataCCTGTTGAGGCGCATTATATCCAGGAGGAACACGGAAGACATCACTATCCAGAGGCATATCAATTGTCTTCTCAACCTTCCTAACAAAACTACTGGTGACTCCAGCATTGCATAAAACTGACTCATTCACAATTAAACTAAGAAcaacaaaaatgcaataacCAAACACACCCATCTTGTGGGAAAACTCAACTTTCACATTAATCAAGAGTTGTagcttctatatatatatacatccaGGAAATACGATCCCTCCAAATGCTCCAATTCATTTTAATTGTCATGCTTActtaaaaataacatgtttaaAACAAGTTGTCATCttagaaaatcaaaatataattcacTATTAGTTTCCAAATATGGAGTATCCCATAAGTTAACTTATGTatgaattaataattataatgtgGATCATATGAATTATTAATCAAACTTAAAGTGGTCAAAAGTTTAGTTAGGAGAATATCTTCAGATCTCGTTTCGTAATGATGCAATCTCAATATTTATGTtgaataaaatttcatattagcATTAAAAAAGTCATTCCTAAGCTTGTCCCACGTTCTGCCGTTGATTAATTGTACGATGCGGTGcaaccttttatttttattttcgcAATTATTGTTATTCtgtagtaatttttatttattttcgcaattattgttattatgtaGTAACATGTAAGTTGGTTGTTACGTACTTagagaatattattttaatattatttacacatttatttatttattcctGGTCCAGTGATATTGATTAGAATTAACGCTCCACATGAGTACgattatttatttgttacttaCTCGTAAAGTCGTgtattatataaaaacaaaaaagatgtGAAATGGGGAAAAAGATTTCGGCCACGTGCTCCTGGATATATTAGTAGttaatttactcatatgagatGTCTACGGCACGTTTTTTCGTTGATTAATTGATATTAAAACTTAATAcagttttattaatttatatgattatataacACATGATATGTCTAAGgctttcccaaaaaaaaaagtctccTCCTCTAACtttgacaaattttaaatacattatattcaatttttaattctaatttttatatTGGATAAATGAATATGAACAAACATGTCCATCGATTTTCTTTTAAGACGTTTTTTTGGTTTTCCACACAATGACTCTTCTGCCATGTCTTAAATGGACGTTTTACAAATTATGAGGCAGCAAGAGcttgaaataatgaaatatttattcatcAACAAGTACACAATGTTACTgaggaaaaggaaagaaaagatagatgaaatttttcatgatttGGCTGTTGTGCACTCATCAACTGGATGCCAAACTCGGTTGTTAACCCATATCTTGTCAGCTTCCACAGCATATCCATCTTGATTACGATGCCAACTATAATAAGCATGTGTTCTATTCTTGATGGCAAGAGTGGCATGTCCAAAACTGGCCTCGCGGAATGCAGAGTAAGCTGGTTGTGGCTCTGTCATGCTGAAATTAGTGTACAAGAAGATATCTGATTAGTTGAGTTGTCTCACAGAAACGCCAAccacaacacataaaaacactTTCTAGACTTAGATTATCTTACTTGGTGGCTAGGCCTTCAAGATTTCCTCCATCACCGATTGTTACATAAATTGGAGCAGATTGATCTTTAATAGGACTGCATTCTCCATTGACAACGTTGTAGGCCACATTAGAAATCCGTTCctgaaacataataaaagtttatCTTCTATAACAGATGAAAACTAAGACTCTCACTTAAGCTGCAGAGAACTGGATGAGTTGTACATACTGTTCGTTCATAAGCATGAACATGACCTGCAAAAACCATATCCACTTTGTACTGTACAAACCATGGTTCATACATTACTCTCATGGTTTCCCCTTCCATATAGTGATAGTTGTAGCTGTTGTACCATGGGGAATGTACTAGAACAATCAGCCACGGAGTCTCAGTCCTGTTAACCTTTGGTAGCTCTTCCTCAAGCCACTTGTATTGAGGAGTGTATTTGCCTAAAAAAAATGGAGGAAAGAAAAGGAACTTATAAGAAAACAGACAAATCCATGGTCCTGAATTTTCGAAATAGATGCCTCTCCTGAATAACCTATACTAGAGACCACGAAAATGCACTCACAGACTTTATTGGGAGCAAGGTGAATGTGAACAAAAGATTGACATCGACTGTGGACTGAAAGTTTTGGTATTACTACTTAACGACTTCTATATTCTTCAAGAACTGGAACAGTAACAGACTGTAGATGACATTTTCTGGCTGAGTACTTCTAAGTTCTATGTCCACGCTAAAGAAGAGGAAAAGGGAAAGCATAAACCAGTTCATAACTCAATGCTAAGTATCATTCACAAGAATTCCATATCCTTACCATATGCTGAATATGAGGATAAAACTATGATATATGCTGAAGCTCTCTTGATTGAATACCAAAGTGGAGATGTGCTGTCTGATGCTCTGAATGGGACATGATACCGATGAGTGTAGGGCTTAAATGGTTTTGTTTCCCCCTGCAGGCAGTATCAGAATGTATTCATCAAAATTCCATGCAAAACCATCTAAAATCTAGGACATTACTATTGAAGGAATGGAAAAGCACAAACAAATTGTCTTTTTTGCTGTGGAGTTCAATCAATAAACTCTATAACCACATTAGTTCTCTCTAAAGCATACATGCTTGCTCATTATTAGTGTCTCTAAATATAGTCATTTTTATCATGCAAGATGAATCTCATGTCACTTCCTTTGCAAAGCTGAGGAAatgtttatctatttttttgttggaaCAGAGAGAGATACCAGCTTTCTGTACAACTGTAGAATTCATGCAAGTAACTATGTTTTCTGTTCATACATTGAAGCAAAAGGGTGTTAACACAGCTTCTTCTCAATTGGCTGAAGGTCAAGAAATGCATTAATAAAGCTCATATAGCTCAAAAAATTAGGTTAAAGCATCCATGAAATACACAAGAAACAAATTTTGAGCAATAAGGGAAAAAGTATGGAATCACTTACAATTTCAGGAGCAAAATCTAACTCATGATTTCCTGCTGTCCAAATCCAAGGTTGATAAGCAGTACTTCTCTCTACAAACCTTCCCCATGTATCCCATCTTACATTATCATGATTAGGGTAGTTATCAGCATAAGATAAGTCGCCTACGAACAACACTGCTTGCCCCTTAATTGGATTTAAttcataatgtgtgagtgtCTTGTTTGAATCAAAACTCTGACCAAGATCCCCTGTAATGAAATGCAGGTTGGCTGAGAAATGCCACACAAATGCTAACGACAGCATAAATGTTTTTTAGCTATCATTTATCCTTTTCCTTTGGAAGTATGCAAAGAGGTTCTCACTGAACCATGTTCAACATATGCACAGAAGGAGAAGCATGCTGTATCTATAATATACATGTAACGAAGTTAATGCGTCATGCAGATAATGCTGTTTCACACAATAAACTAGAAAATTTGCCCTCTCAATCCTAGATTCAGGGTCTCAATTATATTCACATCAACATGATTGTACAGTCTATCTTTATTTTGGTACGGTATGAGAAAGCACAATATCAATGAAACTTCAGAAACAGTGCATAAAATAACCAAAGCAAGCTCCACAAAGTTCCAACAGCAATAATTTGGTTGAAATTGTTACCTATAAGACCAAATGTATAGGGTACATCAGGGCCGACTTCTGGAGGAGTTGTGAACCAGAAGGTTCGTGATATATGTCCAATCCCAATCTTATAGTAGTATTTGGTATCAAACTGCAAAGGAGTATTAAATCCATTGTAAGTTTGAGCATCATTTTAGAGGGTTAAAGTAGTTTACAAATGCTCAAGAAACCAAAATTATCCAACCGAAAAAGGGAATGAAAGAAAGAATATTCACCTTCAAATTTTTGATATTGCAGTGGTGGATGTAACCAGAAGTATAGTTATAATATGTATAGGTAGTAACTTTTCCGCTGGCCTTACACTTATGCTTGCTTTTCTCACTCCAGTATACTACTGTACTTGAACCAGGTTCATCCATAGTCACCCATGATACAATAACAGCTTTTCCCACATGATCTCCTTGTGTAATGTGAACCTTATAACGACATCCCAAACAGAATCAATTGGCAAATAAACCAAGTTCCATGAATGATACAAGCATAAACAAAATTTGTGACATGAGAATACGTTTTTATCCAGAAAGAGTCTCTCTGCCTCCACGAGGTAAAGGTAAGATCTTCGTACACTCAACCCTCTCTAGAACCTACTTTGTGTGATTTCACGGGTATGTTGTTCATTT comes from Solanum pennellii chromosome 1, SPENNV200 and encodes:
- the LOC107008290 gene encoding purple acid phosphatase 2-like isoform X2, translating into MGVFGYCIFVVLSLIVNESVLCNAGVTSSFVRKVEKTIDMPLDSDVFRVPPGYNAPQQVHITQGDHEGKAVIVSWVTMDEPGSSTVVYWSEKSKLKNKANGKVTNHKFYNYTSGYIHHCTIKHLKFDTKYYYKIGIGHVARTFWFVTPPEVGPDVAYTFGLIGDLGQSFDSNKTLTHYELNPIKGQAVLFVGDISYADRYPNHDNNRWDTWGRFAERSTAYQPWIWTAGNHEIDFAPEIGETKPFKPYTHRYHVPYKASNSTSPLWYSIKRASAYIIVLSSYSAFVRLFFSNFR
- the LOC107008292 gene encoding purple acid phosphatase 2: MSNVKLEFSQKMSVSTMTCFGYCILVVLGLILNESVLCNGGVTSSFVRKVEKTIDMPLDSDVFSVPPGYNAPQQVHITQGDHVGKAVIVSWVTMDEPGSSTVVYWSEKSKHKCKASGKVTTYTYYNYTSGYIHHCNIKNLKFDTKYYYKIGIGHISRTFWFTTPPEVGPDVPYTFGLIGDLGQSFDSNKTLTHYELNPIKGQAVLFVGDLSYADNYPNHDNVRWDTWGRFVERSTAYQPWIWTAGNHELDFAPEIGETKPFKPYTHRYHVPFRASDSTSPLWYSIKRASAYIIVLSSYSAYGKYTPQYKWLEEELPKVNRTETPWLIVLVHSPWYNSYNYHYMEGETMRVMYEPWFVQYKVDMVFAGHVHAYERTERISNVAYNVVNGECSPIKDQSAPIYVTIGDGGNLEGLATNMTEPQPAYSAFREASFGHATLAIKNRTHAYYSWHRNQDGYAVEADKIWVNNRVWHPVDECTTAKS